GGACAAGctcgaaaaaaaaacatggaccGAGCTTGGTTTTAGTCATAAGTCATTAGTAATGCCATTCTGAGGACGTGTCGAAACACTACACATCAATTAGTAAACGTGTCGTACACTGTCTACGTGTGGTTGGCCCAGCCATGCACCGTTTCACTGACTTCCGCAAGCTTTGGATCTTCGCTACGTACTCCATAAGCAGTTGAGATAATGTGGGAAGCAATATATCAAGTAAAATCAagtacaccaaaaaaaaaataacaagaaaAGTAACTATGTCGATTAGGTTTTCAGTGAAGAGACTAGCATTAGCAACGGTGACCATTTCAAAAACTCATGGCGGAGATATCTCCGGTTATGTCCCCCGACAAGCTACCATCCGCTTATTCACTGCTTTTAGGCAAACGGAGGcatgtttataaatatttcatttgagttaacattttcaatttttatgatTTAAGTTAATTATAGTTATACTTGTAAAATGGTTCTAAGAaggtttcattttttctttctcgTTATATACTTATATCTTCAATTTGTGTTTAAGCTAATCAGTTGGagattaattatttatagaGCATGAGAGACCGTCACAACGAGCAAAGTTCAACGAACATTACAAACGACGATAGGTATACAACCAGTTACGTGTCAGACAAGGCAAAAGAAGGAGTGAAGAAAGCGACGGATGCAGCCTTGACGCCGGAGATAACATGAAGGATGCGATGGATGGCGCCTGGAAAGCGGCGAAGGAAACGGGTCAAAACATCAGCTAAGCAATAGCGGGGGATGATGACCACAACGACAACGACAGGATTCAAGAGGACAAGGTTGCTGTGGAACTGAAGGATGTGAGTCAGCCTGTCGACACGACGAAGTATAGAGGTGTGGAGGAGCTACGTCAGCAAACCGGCGGTGAAGATAAGTCACCGTGAGATAATGTGTTAGGGTGTATTTTTTCGTTGTTGTTTGTTTCAGTACTGAGGTGTTGCTCGTGGAAGGTTTATGAATAAACCGTTGCTAGATTTGGTTAAACTTTGATTTTATTAGTCTAAACGAAAAATAACAATCGTTTTGAAGTTTGAGCAAATTCTTTTGTACATATCTTCAAAAATcgcttataatatatacaaacgTAAACACATAATCTGCTCTGTATTTATTAGTGATACGATAGCGTATGTCAACTCACAAATGTCTGAAGTGTTTGATAGTGGGTTTGGGTCTGAAAACAGCTGGATCATATCTAGCTTCTGGCATCTACGACAAATAAACAGAACTAATTCTCTTTGCTATGTAGGAGACAAGTGGAGCCGAAAACGAAGTGAGGCATCTCTGATATTTACTCGCCTTTTGTTTTCTAACATTAAAAGCGACAAAAATGCGACACTAGAGACATTCGCCATGACTGAGAAGGAAGTATGACTCTTTGACTATATATTATTCTCCACTTCCTAGATTAATATAATAGCATCTAGATTCGATTTTAGGtactatcttttttttgtagagcGAAGACTTTGAAACTGGTACCGACCAGACAGAGACGAGCATTAACTTATCATAATATTCTACCCTCTTTCACTTTGTTCTTCacaaagattttaaaagaatcTCTTCTCGCTCACACAACAGCTTACAAAACCAAAGCCAAAAGTCATATGTTCACCTATAAGCACATTCTTTTTGGTGTgctaaaacattttatttattttaagcagGGCCAAAAACTGAAGATGAAGGAGAGAATCAAAGGGagatgtgaaaaaaaaaagacaacatcTTTGTGTACAAACAAGTGCAGCTCTGCAAACCCTCAGAAGCTTAAAGTCATTGATGATAAATACAAGACATGAGTACAGTTTGGCATGTGAAACCTTTTATGCCCCGTCTCTTTCACTACACACTACTTCTAACTATTTCTCTTAGGTACACTGCTGTAATGTATTAACTTTTATTTCCACAAAGAAACATGTCCATATAGttggaaaataaaaaagagtagAAGAGTAAACAGAAGTGGTGATGATTGCATCTTAGAGAGGGAAACGCTCATGCTTGTTTCATGTTATGATTCTTTAGCTGGTCCAAACTGAAAGATTATTTACTTGTTTCAGTGATCGTAAAGACTAATGATCAATGTAATATGCCGAGGAGTCTCTTCTTCTCCTAtcaaagcaaaacaaaacaaatttaaaacaaacagaaaaaggaCTCTGTGAAGAAAATCTCTTTTGAAGTAGCTAAATTTTAAACCTTAAAACATCACGAACTCTCTATCCAACAAGTGTTGACCCTCCATCTAAAGCGACCTCAATtgtttattttccatttttttaatatgtaatttTGAATTCCCACAAAATATAATCTTCTATAGGTAAATGCTTACGcccgaaaaaaaaaagtgtttgcAAGCATCTACTAAACGTGTTCATATGCCATGGTCCAGAACAGACGATATTCATGCCAACATCAAATACCACAGACAAGGCAAGTTAAAACCAAATACAAAAcaagtatataataaaaagacatAGAATTTTAAACTCAACATAATAACATTCCCTCTAATCTTAAGCTAACCTGGAATGCCTCGTCTAGATGGGTCCAAAGTCTAAAACAATAGATGACCACATCACGTAATCAAGTACTTATATTCCATCAGAGAAGCATACAAGACACAGTGGTCCACCGTCCATCTCCTGACTTTTCTTCCCCTTTTTAAACACTTCAGAACACAACACATTCACTCCAAACCCCCATTCCCATCCATCATCACCATTGCTTAGTCTTTAACCATAGTTCCACCACCATCTTCTCAAGGCTACAACTTAAAAGCTTAACCAGAAATGGAGAAATCACAACGCTGGAGTTACGTGAAAGACAAGGCTATAGTCTCCAACCTTGCTGAACAAGAATGGGAGAATAGCATGGATGGAGAAGAGGAGGATGCAGGAGATGAAGATAAAAGGAAGAGAATGATGGAGAGAGCTAGGGGTACTAACACAGACCGTGTTCCACCGCGGCTATGCCAGGTCCATAGGTGCACTGCTAATTTAACTGAAGCCAAGCAGTATTACCGCAGACACAAAGTCTGTGAAGTTCATGCAAAGGCATCTGCTGCAACTGTTTCAGGCGCCAAGCAACGTTTTTGTCAACAATGCAGCAGGTACCATTCTTCCCTTCAATATTACTTTCTAAAGTTTATTAAGAAGTTTGTGTTTCGATTTGATACTTTGGGCTTGGGTTGGGTTTGACCAGGTTTCATGAGCTACCAGAGTTTGATGAAGCTAAAAGAAGTTGCCGGATGCGCCTAGCAGGACACAATGAGAGGAGAAGGAAGGTTTCTGGTGACAGTTTCGGCGAAAGGTCAGGCCGAAGAGGGTTTAGCGGTCAACTGATCCAGACTCAAGAAAGAAACAAGGTAGACATTAAATTTCCTATGGCCAACACATCATTCAAACGACCATAGATCAACTAAACAATATCAACACACCAGCTCTCTCTCTTCTGTCATCTACTTATGGTCTATATCTACATTATCTTGTTATCCAAATAATGGCATCTAACCATGTCAAGAAAAGTGAATCCTACACCAATATATAACTACAAAAGTTTAGTACCCTTTATGCTGTCATATGAAGGATGCCTATCCACAAAATGTAATAAGACCTTTAATAATGATTATGATATGTTTTTACTCTTGAgtctcaaattaaaaaaaagtctaCATCATATGGTTCTTGACTGAAATGCATCTCCAAACTCTTATAACCAAATGCCCTTGCCACAGCCAAATGGCCATCCACTCGAGTAACATCTCCACGAAACCGCCTCTGTTCTCGATTACACCTTTCTCCATGTTGGGCCCGTGATAATCTGAGAGTTTGTTTGGTAACACCATCTTTGCAAATAACAGCTCGAGAGTCTCCAACATTAGCAACCACCAGCTTCTGGCAGTTGATCAATATCGCAGTCAGAGCAGGTTCTTGTTAAGTCTCTCAAATCATATAGCGGATATTATTAATCTGCgattaaaaatgtttatcttgTGTTAGTTGTCTGATAGATAGGTAATATATAGGTTCATTTTATATGGTCCCGCATAAAGCGATTGTAGCTTTTGCTTTTAACCAAAGTGTATCATCTAAACAAcctcttagagcatgattaacggtAACACCGTTTATGCggttacttaaaaaaaaaaaaaaaatttgtttaaaagaagaaaaagtcaaccaatcgcgggccggcACGTGTCGGTGTGATCCGCAAACAGTGCAAAAACTCTCCAAGATCGATCTTTAATTCATGACTTTAGGGACTggttgttaaaatttaaatgggATCCACACATTAATTTTCTGAAGAAACCATTTAAGGACTCGCGATATTTATAGCTTTAGAACATCATTATCCAGAGTTTCTTACGGcggagttcttttttttttaatactgatAACTTCCATTGCAAGTAATAAGCCAAACAGCCATGGTACAAAGGATAGCATTGGCGTTCAAGCACCATGCAAAAGCAAGCAAATTAAGAGACAACAAGCAACCCAGTAGAAATAAAAACCGTTAAGGGCAACAAAGAAAACGGCAGAGTTCTTAGgggaatatattttataataacataCTTATCGAGATATCGTGGGTAAATTATAAATTGCACTTGCTATCGTTGCTTATGAAGAAATACAGTATAAAAATATCTTGAAAACAAAATTGGTTATTTggaatcatataatttttaagaaaatgaaaaattttattataattttaacaaCAAACACTTGCTTATGCAAGAGGAAAACCTTAAAACAAGTCAAGAAAAGTTTTtaagaaagacaaaaaatacaaaaaaaaggcAAATTGTTgacagataaaaataaataaaagagagTAAATCAACTATGTTCAACACAAGTCATGACAACAACggaaacaacaaacaaaagacATATAAAAGAAGCAAACTAAGTTACTTGCGAAAGTCATACACGAATGTCATCACTCCAATAAACTCATGTTTCTGTGGTGACTATCAAGGCTCAAGAACACACTCGTATTAGCTTGATTCTCAGAGTTGCTCTGTTCCTGGCTCTGATGCTCTGGTTTGTCACCTAAACCCTCCGAATCAAAGAAGAGCTTAGTCAACGCATTGAAGAAAGATAGTCCGGTGGGCCAGAGTCTTGTTCTTTGTTTGAATTTGGCATTACCGGGAAAGGCATGTGAGTGTGGTAGGTAGGCAATGAGGATTGAGCCATCAGTGGTCGTTGGCTTGTGCCATTCCAGCAATGGTGGAGTCTGTGAAGGATGAACGGGGTGGTTGGGGACCATGAGGGATGTGTTTGAAGAGATCGGCATTTTCTTCCACCGCTGCGAGAGGAAGAAAATCGGCGAATGCATGGGGAAAA
The Brassica napus cultivar Da-Ae chromosome A1, Da-Ae, whole genome shotgun sequence DNA segment above includes these coding regions:
- the LOC106380678 gene encoding LOW QUALITY PROTEIN: uncharacterized protein LOC106380678 (The sequence of the model RefSeq protein was modified relative to this genomic sequence to represent the inferred CDS: inserted 1 base in 1 codon; substituted 1 base at 1 genomic stop codon); its protein translation is MSIRFSVKRLALATVTISKTHGGDISGYVPRQATIRLFTAFRQTEQSSTNITNDDRYTTSYVSDKAKEGVKKATDAALTXGDNMKDAMDGAWKAAKETGQNISXAIAGDDDHNDNDRIQEDKVAVELKDVSQPVDTTKYRGVEELRQQTGGEDKSP
- the LOC106380672 gene encoding squamosa promoter-binding-like protein 5; translated protein: MEKSQRWSYVKDKAIVSNLAEQEWENSMDGEEEDAGDEDKRKRMMERARGTNTDRVPPRLCQVHRCTANLTEAKQYYRRHKVCEVHAKASAATVSGAKQRFCQQCSRFHELPEFDEAKRSCRMRLAGHNERRRKVSGDSFGERSGRRGFSGQLIQTQERNKVDIKFPMANTSFKRP